Proteins encoded together in one Streptomyces sp. NA04227 window:
- a CDS encoding GNAT family N-acetyltransferase translates to MTDDPYLARAARVGIRPPTPADAAEFVTRVRESTALHHPWLFPPGSPAEYEAYAARLRDDPAKCGYLVCGLDSGAVAGFVNINNIVHGAFRCGALGYGAFAHAAGRGLMSEGLGLVVRHAFGALGLHRLEINVQPGNAASVALARRAGFRLEGLSPDFLFVDGAWRDHERWALTAEMADAAGPATAHGL, encoded by the coding sequence ATGACAGACGACCCCTACCTCGCCCGTGCCGCACGCGTCGGCATCCGTCCGCCGACTCCCGCCGACGCGGCGGAGTTCGTGACCCGGGTCCGGGAGAGCACCGCACTGCATCACCCGTGGCTGTTCCCGCCGGGCAGCCCTGCCGAGTACGAGGCCTACGCGGCACGGCTGCGGGACGACCCGGCCAAGTGCGGCTATCTGGTCTGCGGCCTGGACAGCGGTGCCGTCGCGGGGTTCGTCAACATCAACAACATCGTGCACGGCGCCTTCCGTTGCGGCGCTCTCGGCTACGGGGCCTTCGCGCACGCGGCGGGGCGCGGGCTGATGTCGGAGGGTCTCGGACTGGTGGTGCGGCACGCGTTCGGCGCGCTCGGTCTGCACCGGCTGGAGATCAACGTACAGCCCGGCAACGCCGCCTCCGTGGCCCTTGCGCGGCGGGCCGGATTCCGTCTGGAGGGCCTCTCGCCGGACTTCCTCTTCGTCGACGGGGCCTGGCGCGACCACGAACGCTGGGCGCTGACCGCCGAGATGGCGGACGCCGCGGGTCCGGCGACGGCACACGGCTTGTAG